From Streptomyces sp. NBC_01754, a single genomic window includes:
- a CDS encoding M16 family metallopeptidase, whose translation MPMGHTATAQAGSGGLTATEHRLANGLRVVLSEDHLTPVAAVCLWYDVGSRHEVKGRTGLAHLFEHLMFQGSGQVKGNGHFELVQGAGGSLNGTTSFERTNYFETMPTHQLELALWLEADRMGSLLAALDEESMENQRDVVKNERRQRYDNVPYGTAFEKLTAMAYPEGHPYHHTPIGSMADLDAATLEDARTFFRTYYAPNNAVLSVVGDIDPERTLAWIEKYFGSIPSHDGKQPPRDGTLPGIIGEQLREVVQEEVPARALMAAYRLPHDGTRACDAADLALTVLGGGESSRLHNRLVRRDRTAVAAGFGLLRLAGAPSLGWLDVKTSGGVEVPRIEAAVDEELARFAAEGPSPEEMERAQAQLEREWLDRLGTVAGRADELCRYAVLFGDPQLALTAVGRVLDVTADEVREAARAHLRPDNRAVLVYEPVEPADEADESREAAPAAGTDAHEGADK comes from the coding sequence ATGCCCATGGGTCACACGGCCACAGCCCAGGCCGGTTCCGGCGGTTTGACGGCGACCGAACACCGCCTGGCCAACGGCCTGCGCGTGGTGCTCTCGGAGGACCATCTGACCCCGGTCGCCGCGGTCTGCCTCTGGTACGACGTCGGCTCCCGCCACGAGGTCAAGGGCCGCACCGGTCTGGCTCACCTTTTCGAGCACCTGATGTTCCAGGGCTCCGGCCAGGTCAAGGGGAACGGGCACTTCGAGCTGGTGCAGGGCGCCGGCGGATCGCTCAACGGGACCACCAGCTTCGAGCGCACCAACTACTTCGAGACGATGCCCACGCACCAGCTGGAGCTGGCCCTGTGGCTCGAGGCCGACCGGATGGGCTCGCTGCTCGCCGCGCTCGACGAGGAGTCGATGGAGAACCAGCGCGACGTCGTCAAGAACGAGCGCCGCCAGCGGTACGACAACGTCCCCTACGGCACCGCGTTCGAGAAGCTCACCGCCATGGCCTATCCGGAGGGCCACCCGTACCACCACACACCGATCGGTTCGATGGCCGACCTGGACGCGGCGACGCTGGAGGACGCCCGTACGTTCTTCCGTACGTACTACGCGCCCAACAACGCGGTGCTCTCGGTCGTCGGAGACATCGACCCGGAGCGGACCCTGGCCTGGATCGAGAAGTACTTCGGCTCCATCCCGTCCCACGACGGCAAGCAGCCACCGCGTGACGGCACGCTCCCCGGCATCATCGGGGAGCAGCTGCGTGAGGTGGTCCAGGAGGAGGTCCCGGCGCGCGCGCTGATGGCCGCCTACCGGCTGCCGCACGACGGCACCCGCGCGTGCGACGCCGCCGACCTGGCGCTGACCGTGCTCGGCGGCGGCGAGTCGTCCCGGCTGCACAACCGCCTGGTCCGCCGCGACCGTACGGCGGTGGCCGCGGGCTTCGGGCTGCTCAGGCTCGCCGGAGCGCCCTCGCTGGGATGGCTGGACGTCAAGACGTCGGGTGGCGTCGAGGTACCGCGGATCGAGGCGGCCGTCGACGAGGAGCTGGCCCGCTTCGCCGCGGAAGGCCCCTCCCCGGAGGAAATGGAACGGGCCCAGGCCCAGTTGGAACGCGAGTGGCTCGACCGGCTCGGCACGGTCGCCGGCCGCGCCGACGAACTCTGCCGGTACGCGGTCCTGTTCGGTGACCCGCAGCTCGCCCTGACCGCCGTGGGGCGCGTGCTCGACGTGACCGCGGACGAGGTCCGGGAGGCCGCCAGGGCGCACCTGCGCCCCGACAACCGGGCGGTCCTGGTCTACGAGCCGGTCGAACCGGCCGACGAGGCCGACGAGTCCCGAGAGGCCGCCCCGGCGGCCGGCACCGACGCGCACGAGGGGGCGGACAAGTGA
- a CDS encoding M16 family metallopeptidase produces the protein MEYHPQPTAGEARPWAFPAPERGALPNGLTVLRCHRPGQQVVAVEIFLQAPLDAEPEGLDGVATIMARALSEGTDKHSAEEFAAELERCGATLDAHADHPGMRVSLEVPVSRLAKALGLVAEALRAPAFAEDEIERLVGNRLDEIPHEQANPARRAAKQLSKELFPVTARMSRPRQGTEETVRRIDAPAVRAFYDAHVRPSTATAVIVGDLTGVDLDALLADTLGDWSGNTAPARPVPPITADDTGRVVVVDRPGAVQTQLLIGRIGADRHDSVWPAQVLGTYCLGGTLTSRLDRVLREEKGYTYGVRAFGQVLRSTEPGTSSGTAGAAMLAISGSVDTESTGPALDDLWKVLRTLAAEGLTDAERETAVQNLVGVAPLKFETAASVAATLADQVEQHLPDDYQAHLYARLAETGTVEATAAVVNAFPVDRLVTVLVGDASRIAEPVRALGIGEVTVVSG, from the coding sequence ATGGAATACCACCCGCAGCCGACCGCGGGCGAGGCCCGGCCCTGGGCGTTCCCGGCACCTGAGCGGGGAGCCCTGCCCAACGGCCTGACCGTGCTGCGCTGCCACCGGCCCGGGCAGCAGGTGGTCGCCGTGGAGATCTTCCTCCAGGCGCCGCTGGACGCCGAGCCCGAGGGGCTGGACGGCGTGGCCACGATCATGGCGCGGGCGCTGTCCGAGGGCACCGACAAGCACTCCGCCGAGGAGTTCGCCGCCGAGCTGGAGCGCTGCGGCGCCACGCTGGACGCGCACGCCGACCACCCCGGTATGCGGGTCTCGCTGGAGGTCCCGGTCTCCCGGCTGGCCAAGGCGCTCGGCCTCGTCGCCGAGGCGCTGCGGGCCCCGGCCTTCGCCGAGGACGAGATCGAACGCCTGGTGGGCAACCGGCTCGACGAGATCCCGCACGAGCAGGCCAACCCTGCCCGGCGCGCCGCGAAGCAGCTCTCCAAGGAGCTCTTCCCGGTCACCGCGCGGATGTCCCGGCCGCGCCAGGGCACCGAGGAGACGGTGCGACGGATCGACGCCCCCGCCGTACGGGCGTTCTACGACGCCCACGTCCGGCCGTCCACCGCCACCGCGGTGATCGTCGGTGACCTCACCGGGGTCGACCTGGACGCGTTGCTCGCCGACACCCTCGGCGACTGGTCGGGCAACACCGCCCCGGCCCGCCCCGTGCCGCCGATCACCGCGGACGACACGGGCCGGGTGGTCGTCGTGGACCGTCCCGGGGCCGTGCAGACCCAGCTGCTGATCGGCCGGATCGGCGCCGACCGGCACGACAGCGTCTGGCCCGCCCAGGTCCTCGGCACGTACTGCCTGGGCGGCACCCTCACCTCGCGGCTGGACCGTGTGCTGCGCGAGGAGAAGGGCTACACCTACGGCGTCCGGGCCTTCGGCCAGGTCCTGCGCTCGACGGAGCCGGGGACATCCTCCGGGACGGCCGGTGCCGCGATGCTCGCCATCAGCGGTTCCGTGGACACCGAGTCCACCGGGCCCGCGCTGGACGACCTGTGGAAGGTGCTGCGCACCCTGGCGGCGGAGGGGCTCACCGACGCGGAGCGCGAGACCGCCGTGCAGAACCTCGTGGGCGTCGCCCCGCTGAAGTTCGAGACGGCCGCCTCCGTCGCGGCGACCCTGGCCGATCAGGTGGAACAGCACCTTCCGGACGACTACCAGGCCCATCTGTACGCGCGTCTGGCGGAGACCGGCACGGTCGAGGCCACCGCCGCCGTGGTGAACGCGTTCCCGGTCGACCGGCTGGTGACCGTCCTGGTCGGGGACGCCTCCCGGATCGCGGAGCCCGTCAGGGCGCTGGGCATCGGCGAGGTGACGGTCGTCAGCGGCTGA
- a CDS encoding M23 family metallopeptidase: protein MAFTRATGKHRAPSRLTRRSAQIAGIAALATTGVIGATASPALAAGSATSPVEAVGLSQVAAIGNSLAAQIEAQAEAQRHQADLAARAAAEAEAKAEAEAKAKREAEVRAEEGRKAEARAARAAERARLNSFRLPVAGSYVTTGYRSGGSLWSSGSHSGVDFRAASGSSVVAVGTGTVVEAGWGGAYGNNIVLRMTDGTYTQYGHLSSIGVRTGQHVVSGQRIGLSGSTGNSTGPHLHFEARTTPRYGSDMDPVAYLRAHGVRV from the coding sequence ATGGCGTTCACCCGTGCCACCGGGAAGCACCGTGCCCCGAGCCGTCTGACGCGCAGGAGCGCCCAGATCGCCGGCATCGCCGCCCTGGCCACCACCGGCGTCATCGGCGCCACCGCTTCCCCCGCCCTCGCCGCGGGCTCCGCCACTTCCCCCGTCGAGGCCGTCGGGCTGAGCCAGGTCGCCGCCATCGGCAACAGTCTCGCGGCCCAGATCGAGGCCCAGGCCGAGGCGCAGCGGCACCAGGCCGACCTCGCCGCGAGGGCGGCGGCCGAAGCCGAGGCGAAGGCCGAGGCCGAGGCGAAGGCGAAGCGCGAGGCCGAGGTGCGCGCCGAGGAGGGCCGCAAGGCCGAGGCGCGCGCCGCCCGCGCCGCCGAGCGTGCCCGGCTGAACTCCTTCCGCCTTCCGGTGGCCGGCTCCTACGTCACCACCGGCTACAGGTCCGGCGGCTCCCTCTGGTCCTCCGGCAGTCACTCGGGCGTGGACTTCCGCGCCGCGTCCGGCAGCTCCGTCGTCGCCGTGGGCACCGGCACGGTCGTCGAGGCGGGCTGGGGCGGCGCGTACGGCAACAACATCGTGCTCCGCATGACCGACGGCACGTACACCCAGTACGGGCACCTCTCCTCGATCGGCGTCCGTACCGGCCAGCACGTCGTCTCCGGCCAGCGGATCGGCCTGTCCGGTTCGACCGGCAACTCCACCGGGCCGCACCTGCACTTCGAGGCCCGTACGACCCCGCGGTACGGCTCGGACATGGACCCCGTCGCCTATCTCCGCGCCCACGGCGTCCGGGTCTGA